The proteins below are encoded in one region of Prevotella melaninogenica ATCC 25845:
- a CDS encoding DUF4827 domain-containing protein, producing MKKINFLLVVLAAVLAFSSCNKTETYADQLERETEAINSFIVKKGIKVISEEQFAKQGNTTDTTKNQYVLFPNTGVYMQIVEKGTGEVIKKGETATVLCRFSERNLITDTLQLSNQFLVFGPKVDKMSVTNTSGTYTASFDPTSSVMADVYQSTSVPAGWLVPMPYIALGRLVNASSKLSHVRLIVPSQQGQLNASKAVYPCYYDLTFQRGL from the coding sequence ATGAAGAAGATAAATTTTCTCCTTGTTGTATTAGCTGCAGTGTTGGCGTTTAGTTCATGTAATAAGACTGAGACTTATGCTGATCAGTTGGAGCGAGAGACTGAAGCGATAAACTCTTTTATAGTCAAGAAAGGTATAAAAGTAATTAGTGAAGAGCAGTTTGCTAAACAAGGAAATACTACAGATACAACGAAGAATCAGTATGTTCTTTTCCCAAATACTGGTGTTTACATGCAGATTGTTGAGAAAGGAACTGGCGAAGTAATTAAAAAAGGCGAGACAGCCACTGTCCTCTGCCGTTTTAGCGAGCGCAACCTTATTACAGATACGCTGCAGTTATCTAATCAGTTCCTCGTCTTTGGTCCTAAGGTTGACAAGATGTCTGTAACAAACACAAGTGGAACATACACTGCTTCATTTGACCCTACTTCCAGTGTGATGGCTGACGTCTATCAGAGTACTTCTGTTCCTGCAGGTTGGTTGGTTCCAATGCCTTATATTGCTCTTGGTAGATTGGTTAATGCTTCATCTAAGTTGTCACACGTGAGACTTATCGTTCCTTCACAGCAGGGTCAGCTTAATGCTTCAAAGGCAGTCTATCCTTGCTATTATGACCTTACTTTCCAGAGAGGTCTTTAA